In one Sphingomonas hankookensis genomic region, the following are encoded:
- a CDS encoding acyl-[ACP]--phospholipid O-acyltransferase — protein sequence MSAPDFSLLTRRRYAPLFTVQFLTAMNDNLLKFALLFLANFTLYRADPAKAATLATVSTGLFILPYFLFSGLAGQMADAWNKAWLIRAVKGAEIAIMALALGGFWIESVPVLLTCLFLMGVHSTIFGPVKYSILPQHLRAHELMGGTGLVEAGTFVAILTGQLVGGIVPPWEAGVAAFGFAVLGFLAALAVPSAPSAAPDMRIDLNPFRSTWAILRAAHGGRGVWLAILGISWFFSVGAVVLSEFAPLVAGTLNAAPEVVTLFLAVFSLSVAAGSLLVNRLLKGEVSARYVPVAAIGLSVFLIDLWLTSGRFVVETPGADIAAFVATPGSWHLLVDLAGIALSGGVFVVPLYAILQTWSAPEKRSQIIAANNVINAIVTVLMVAVVTAMLAGGSSVPGIFGALGFATLSIALISCWLLPETVFKSVVRMLLRIAYRVEVAGVENMPAPGERAVVVVNHVSFLDGLLLAAFLPGKPTFAIHSRFAQAWWMQPLLKLFDAFPVDPTNPMSAKAMVKAVREGRTLVIFPEGRITVTGALMKIFDGPGMVADRADAPIVPVRIDGAQYSRFSRLKGKARLHWFPKIELTVLPPCRFQLPEGMSARERRAIAGRRLYDVMSEMIFATSDTDRTLYDALIDARHLHGADMGVVEDVQRVPLTYDRLITGTQALARPLAAGTAKGEAVGVLLPNVNGVVITFFALQATGRVPAMLNYTAGLANLRAACTSAQIRTVITARAFVSQAKLGEVVAGLAGEGIKVRYLEDIRETIGAGAKIMALVRSRMAGRLHRRQRVAADAPAVILFTSGSEGVPKGVVLTHRNLLSNCLQLSSRIDFNRADVVLNALPVFHSFGLTGGTLLPVLSGVKTVLYPSPLHYRIVPALAYDANATILFGTDTFLSGYARMAHGYDFYALRYIFAGAERVRPETRAVYAEKFGLRIMEGYGATEAAPVIAVNTPMHFKAGSVGRLLPGIEARLEPVPGIAEGARLAIRGANVMAGYLKVEAPGVVQPPEEGWHDTGDIVTIDEAGFVTIRGRAKRFAKIGGEMVSLPAVEGYAAKVWPGAEHAVVTRPDARKGEQLVLFTTQAGAAAGELSAWGRANGVSELALPRDVRMVDALPVLGTGKLDYVTMGAMAAG from the coding sequence ATGTCCGCACCCGATTTCTCGCTGCTGACCCGGCGTCGTTACGCACCGTTGTTTACCGTGCAGTTCCTGACGGCGATGAACGACAATCTGTTGAAGTTCGCGTTGCTGTTCCTCGCCAACTTCACGCTGTACCGCGCCGATCCGGCGAAGGCGGCGACGCTGGCGACGGTGTCGACCGGCCTGTTCATCCTGCCCTATTTCCTGTTCTCCGGCCTTGCCGGGCAGATGGCGGATGCGTGGAACAAGGCGTGGCTGATCCGAGCGGTGAAGGGCGCGGAGATCGCCATCATGGCGCTGGCGCTGGGCGGATTCTGGATCGAATCGGTGCCCGTACTGCTGACCTGCCTGTTCCTGATGGGCGTGCATTCGACGATTTTCGGACCGGTCAAATATTCGATCCTACCACAGCATTTGCGCGCGCATGAGCTGATGGGCGGGACAGGGCTAGTCGAGGCGGGGACGTTCGTCGCGATCCTGACGGGGCAGCTGGTCGGCGGGATCGTTCCGCCATGGGAAGCGGGTGTCGCGGCGTTCGGGTTCGCGGTGCTGGGATTCCTCGCCGCGCTGGCGGTGCCGAGCGCGCCGTCGGCGGCGCCCGATATGCGGATCGACCTCAATCCGTTTCGCAGCACCTGGGCGATCCTGCGCGCGGCGCATGGCGGGCGGGGCGTGTGGCTGGCGATCCTGGGGATCAGCTGGTTCTTTTCGGTCGGCGCGGTCGTGCTGTCGGAGTTCGCGCCGCTGGTCGCGGGTACGCTGAACGCCGCACCGGAGGTGGTGACGCTGTTCCTGGCGGTGTTCAGCCTGTCGGTCGCGGCGGGGTCGCTGCTGGTCAACCGGTTGCTGAAGGGCGAGGTGTCGGCGCGCTACGTGCCGGTCGCGGCGATCGGGCTGTCGGTGTTCCTGATCGACCTGTGGCTGACCAGCGGGCGGTTCGTAGTGGAGACGCCGGGGGCGGACATCGCCGCGTTCGTGGCGACGCCGGGCAGCTGGCATCTGCTGGTCGATCTGGCCGGCATCGCGCTGTCGGGCGGGGTGTTCGTGGTGCCGCTCTACGCCATCCTCCAGACGTGGAGTGCGCCGGAGAAGCGCTCGCAGATCATCGCGGCGAACAATGTCATCAACGCGATCGTCACCGTGCTGATGGTCGCGGTGGTGACGGCGATGCTGGCGGGCGGGAGCAGCGTGCCGGGCATCTTCGGGGCGCTGGGGTTCGCCACGCTGTCGATCGCGCTGATCTCGTGCTGGCTGTTGCCGGAGACGGTGTTCAAGTCCGTCGTGCGGATGCTGCTGCGCATCGCCTATCGCGTGGAGGTGGCGGGGGTCGAGAACATGCCGGCGCCGGGCGAGCGGGCGGTGGTGGTGGTCAACCATGTGTCGTTCCTCGACGGGCTGCTGCTGGCGGCGTTCCTGCCGGGCAAGCCGACCTTCGCGATCCACAGCCGGTTCGCGCAGGCGTGGTGGATGCAGCCGCTGCTGAAACTGTTCGACGCATTCCCGGTCGATCCGACCAACCCGATGTCGGCCAAGGCGATGGTGAAGGCGGTGCGCGAGGGGCGGACTTTGGTGATCTTCCCCGAGGGGCGGATCACCGTCACCGGCGCGTTGATGAAGATTTTCGACGGCCCCGGCATGGTCGCCGACCGCGCCGATGCGCCGATCGTGCCGGTCAGGATCGACGGGGCGCAATATAGCCGCTTCTCGCGCCTGAAGGGGAAGGCGCGGCTGCACTGGTTCCCGAAGATCGAGTTGACGGTGCTGCCGCCGTGCCGGTTCCAGCTGCCCGAGGGGATGAGCGCGCGCGAGCGGCGGGCGATTGCCGGGCGGCGGCTGTACGACGTGATGAGCGAGATGATCTTCGCGACGTCGGATACCGACCGCACGCTGTACGACGCGCTGATCGATGCGCGGCACCTGCATGGCGCGGACATGGGCGTGGTCGAGGATGTGCAGCGCGTGCCGCTGACCTATGACCGGCTGATAACGGGGACACAGGCGCTGGCACGGCCGCTGGCCGCCGGGACGGCCAAGGGCGAGGCGGTCGGGGTGTTGCTGCCCAACGTCAATGGGGTGGTCATCACCTTCTTCGCGTTGCAGGCGACGGGACGGGTGCCGGCGATGCTGAACTATACCGCCGGCCTCGCCAATTTGCGGGCGGCGTGCACCTCGGCGCAGATCCGGACGGTCATCACCGCGCGGGCATTCGTCAGCCAAGCGAAGCTGGGCGAGGTCGTTGCCGGGCTGGCCGGGGAGGGGATCAAGGTCCGCTATCTGGAGGATATCCGGGAGACGATCGGCGCGGGGGCGAAGATCATGGCGCTGGTCCGGTCGCGGATGGCGGGGCGGTTGCACCGGCGGCAGCGGGTGGCAGCGGACGCGCCCGCCGTCATCCTGTTCACCAGCGGGTCGGAGGGGGTGCCGAAGGGGGTGGTGCTGACCCATCGCAACCTGCTGAGCAACTGTCTGCAGCTGTCGTCGCGGATCGATTTCAACCGGGCGGACGTGGTACTGAACGCGCTGCCGGTATTCCACAGCTTCGGGTTGACCGGGGGTACGTTGCTGCCGGTGCTGTCGGGGGTGAAGACGGTGCTGTATCCCAGCCCGCTGCATTACCGGATCGTGCCGGCGCTGGCCTATGATGCCAATGCGACAATCCTGTTCGGGACCGACACCTTCCTGTCGGGCTATGCGCGGATGGCGCATGGCTATGATTTCTATGCGCTGCGCTACATCTTTGCGGGCGCGGAGCGGGTGCGGCCGGAGACGCGGGCGGTCTATGCCGAGAAGTTCGGGCTGCGCATCATGGAGGGCTATGGCGCGACCGAGGCGGCGCCGGTGATCGCGGTCAACACGCCGATGCACTTCAAGGCGGGGAGCGTCGGGCGGCTGCTGCCGGGGATCGAGGCGCGGCTGGAGCCGGTGCCGGGGATCGCGGAGGGCGCAAGGCTGGCGATCCGGGGGGCGAACGTGATGGCGGGGTATCTGAAGGTCGAGGCGCCGGGCGTGGTACAGCCGCCGGAGGAGGGCTGGCACGATACCGGCGACATCGTGACGATCGACGAGGCGGGGTTCGTCACGATCCGCGGGCGGGCCAAGCGCTTCGCCAAGATCGGCGGCGAGATGGTGTCGTTGCCGGCGGTCGAGGGCTATGCGGCGAAGGTCTGGCCGGGGGCGGAACATGCGGTGGTGACCCGACCGGATGCGAGGAAGGGCGAGCAGCTGGTGCTGTTCACGACGCAGGCCGGGGCGGCGGCGGGAGAGCTGTCGGCGTGGGGCCGGGCGAACGGGGTGTCCGAACTGGCGCTGCCGCGCGACGTGCGGATGGTGGATGCGCTGCCGGTGCTGGGCACGGGGAAGCTGGATTATGTGACGATGGGGGCGATGGCCGCCGGGTAG